The nucleotide window GCCGCGGTGGAGCCTGAGTACGCTTCTCTTCCTGTTCATTTGCTCGACAGTTGTCACGGGGTGGTTGGCACGGAAACTCCACGATGCACGCCAATCGCCAGTTCCGATCCTGGGTCCGATGACGTTGGGAATGTCGTCAGAACTTGCACTGAGCGACGAAGAGATCGTGCATAAGCTTCGCGCTTCTGATGACTTCGAATTTGATACCGACTTCACCGTTGTGAAGATCTTGAAACACAAAGTAGAAGGCCGCATGGATTGCCCCGGAGTTGTCGCACTGATTGGCAACGCGTCGCTGCATCACCAAATATACCGCTGCATTGTGATCGGAACCGATGGATGGCTACCCCGTGTCGAGATCGTATATATCGATCACAACCACTTCCACACGACGGATGGCAAGTAGCCGTGATGCCGCTTTCGCCGCTGGCCCGATTGCGGTAGTTGGCTTCCATATTGCCTGCTGGAAGGCCACTTGCGAAACGTGAAGGGGCGTAATGCCCCTCGTGCGAATCGTACCATCAACGCTGGCTCAAGTCGCACGCGATAAACGACGGCGAATCGAGTAGCCAGACGGGTTTCTCCGCCCGGCCCCCACACCACCAGGCATGCGGGTCCGCACCAGGCAGTTCGATGAGGGGGAAGGAAGCGGCGCCCAGAGGGTCTTGGCGATGGCCTTTCTCCGCACCGCTTCGGGGCGGTAAGTGCCGTCCAGAAGCTGTGGTCGAATCGCTGGCTACCGGGCGCTGTCGGGCGTACACAAAACGGCGCACGCGAGGCGGGCTTGCGCGCGGAATTGGATGGTCGATCAAGCTTCCCGCCCGCGTGATCGTGGTCGTTGAACTTAATCGCTGCGCGGACGCGCATCCTGCGAAGGCCTCGAGCTGGCATCCTTGCCAGCTCTCTTTTCGCGCCGCGCGATTCCGCGCCGCTTGATATTCGCGCCCCATCCGCGCACGCCGCGCTGGCTCGGTCACGGCGCGCGTGCGGCAGGCCGGAATCAAGTCCGAGCGGGATCTGAAGGTCTAGCTATCCGTATCGAATTCATGATGACGAAACCCGACTGCTTCCAGGCCTGATCCCACTCGTCGTCAGGTGCCACGAAATCAATGTAGTAGACCAGACCCCGTTCGTCATCGGCAACCACGTGGAACAACTGGTGCACATTCGGGGCATAACGAATTTGGACTTCGGCGACCTTCATACCGGGTGTGCTTTGATGGGGCCTCAGGTCGCTTCCGCTCAGAAACTCGAATTTGAAGTCTTTCAAGGGACCAAGCAGGAGGGCCATGGCCAATTCACTTGCCTTCAACTCCGGTTTGACCGAGGGGGTGGAAATCACGTTGATCGACAGGCCCGTGAAAAACCCCGCGTGTGGTTGGACTTCCTCTTTCGAAATGGAAATCGCCTTGGTAGTGGAGGTGATCTTCTGGGTGACGTACCATCCCTCGGGCTTCAGCAGAGCGATGTTCCCCTCATAGAACTCGTACCACTCGAATCCCGCCGGCGAATTCTTGAAGCGATGTGTTTCCCGGACGAACGCAGAGTCGGATCGCGAGCCAGGTGGCGAGCTGTCCTGGCGGGAGACCACATCGAAGTGGGGAAGGTTCGCTTGATACCCCTCAAGGAGCGCAGAAAAGCCGGTCACGCCTCACGTCCTGCGCCACCTGTACGCCACGGGTCTGCTGGAGGCGGGAGTGAACCTGCTGACGATCAGCCGCTTGCTGGGTCATTCCAGCTTCCGCATGACGCTGGTCTATCTGCACGTGCGGCGATCGGCACTGTCCAACCTGCAGCGGCGCTCGGCGAGCGGAGTGGGTGGACGGCCACGCTCGGCTGCTGCCGGATCGAGTGCATTACTTCCAGGTTGTGTTTACGCTGCCGGCGGAACTGTCGTCGCTGGCGTTGGGCAATCGGCGGCAGATTGCAACTGGTGCTGATGGAAACTCGGCGGAGTTCGCGCAACGTCCTGAATTCGCCGGTCGCTCCCATCTGGTACCGGCCCCGCAATCCCTTGCGACCAGCAGTCCCCGCTGGATAAAATTCGCCTGGTCCGTGGCGCGGGGCCGGTGGGCGGGCGACAAAGTTCAACACCGATCTATCCGTCCGCATCCTGCCGCCGGGCTCGCTCTTTTGGGAAACGGTTCGCAGCGGAGCGTCGTGGCGGGTGTTGACGGCCGCCAGCAGGTCGCGGACTCGGTCATTGCCAGTCTCCTTGGAGAACAGGGAAGGAAAACCATTTCCCAAGGATGGCAGGCGAGGTAGCGCGTCGGCTAGAATGCCGTCAGGCAGCTCGCTGCCGCGCAGCGGCTTCCTTGAACGAAGCCGTGAACCGGAGCGGCGAAGTCGGGCGAAACTGAAATGGTCAGTCTTTTGACGGTGCCCCGTTACCGCCGTCGTTCGGCCTGTGGAAGTGCGAGGTAGAGTAGATCACAATGCCCGCCCGCAAGACAGACCAGACTTCCAAGCCAACAGCCCGGAAGCCGTCCAAGCGCACGGCGGCACAAGGCAAGGTTGGCACGGCGCCGCCGGAGTCCATGATCACCGGCAAAGCAAGCCCCGCAAAGGCAGCCGCCGGTGACCAGCCGGTCTTCGCCTACATCGCAAGCTTGCCGCAGCCGCAGCGCGACATCGCCGAGAGAGTCGATGCCCTGGCGGCCAAGACGCTGCCCGGCCTGCAGCGCTCCGTGAAGTGGGGCATGTCATATTATGGCGTCGGCGACGGATGGTGCTTCTGTTGCGGCGGTTTCGCGGGGCACATCAAGCTCATGTTCGTGAATGGCGCGACGCTTGTTCCAGTACCACCAGTGACACCGGTGGCGATGGGGAAGTCGACGAGGGGCGTTGAGCTGAGATCAGTTGATGACCTCGACGAACGCCAGATCGCGGCGTGGATGAAACAGATTACTGCCGCGTCTGGAGTCGGCAAGAAGAAGAAATAGGCCCGTCGTCGGCTCTGAGAACGAAAGTCGCATCAGATGGCATGTCCGGAGTGCGGCTAGAGGCACGCCGAATCCGGTAGCCGGGCGGGTTTCCCCGCCCAGCCCCCACAGCACCAGGCATGCGGGTCCGCACCAGGCGGTTCGACGAAGGGGAGCAACTTGCGCCAAAAGTGTCTTCAGGCTGGGTAGTCCTTGTGCTTGCAGCCAGGCGTTGGTCAGACCGAAACACGTGGCGATGGACTTGGCCGTGTGCCAGGAGCCTTTCCGACGGCGGGCCAGTAACACGGATGCCTACAATGATCAGGTGTTGGTTGAAGCCGCGGTGGAGCCTGCGTATGCTTCTCTTCCTGTTCATTTGCTCGACAGTTGTCACGGGGTGGTTGGCTTCTATATTGCCTGCTATAAGGCCACTTGCGAGACGCGAAGGGGCGTAATGCCCCTCGTGCGAATCGTACCATCAACGCTGGCTCAAGTCGCACGCGATAGACGACGGATGCGTGGTGCGCGGGGCCGTGGGTGGAGCGCGTGGTCTGCCCGCGAACAGGCCGTGAACCGGAGCGGCGGTTGACGCCGGATCCTGAAACTCACGTGACTCGTCGCCGCCCGGCGTGAAGGTGACTTACCTTGTCAGTGAGCGCAACCGCGAGTCCCTCCAAATGCTGCTCTCGGTCACAGGTATGAATCGGTTCGCTGGGATGGTTGTCGTCGGCGAGACCGATGTTACGCGACCGTTACACGATCGCGGTCCGAAACGGCTATAATCCCCACAAGGGCAAGTTGGGGCGTAGGCCGATTCACAACGCAAGGGAGCCGGCGGCATGCGAACTTCACTCGAAAGGCAGGCAGTCATGGCTCGCCTCCTCGCGGTCTGGTGCGCAGGGTTGTTTACGGCCCTCATGATCCCGCCTGCCGCCGGGCAGGCGACGGGGGAAGAGGCGGAGGATCCACCCAGTTTGTTTTCCAAGCCGGTGCGCGTCGACGGGGTGGATTTCGAGGTCGCGGTCAAGTCGACCTGGGGACGGCCGGCGGAGGTCTACGGCGAGTTCCAGCCGGGCATCGCACTGCGGATCAGTAACAGGACCGACAAGGACCTCACGTTCGACTTGGGTGGCACGCTCCGGGTCAGCCTGAAGATGGCCGGCGGCGCCGAACTGGTGGAGGGCCCGATCGGCAAGCGGCACTTCCCCAAGCCGATGAAGGTTGCGGCCGGGAAGAGCGAGACCGTCACCCTGCCCATTCGGCTGGTTCACACGCGCATCCGCGACGTGTGC belongs to Phycisphaerae bacterium and includes:
- a CDS encoding tyrosine-type recombinase/integrase, translating into MRHLYATGLLEAGVNLLTISRLLGHSSFRMTLVYLHVRRSALSNLQRRSASGVGGRPRSAAAGSSALLPGCVYAAGGTVVAGVGQSAADCNWC
- a CDS encoding DUF1801 domain-containing protein codes for the protein MPARKTDQTSKPTARKPSKRTAAQGKVGTAPPESMITGKASPAKAAAGDQPVFAYIASLPQPQRDIAERVDALAAKTLPGLQRSVKWGMSYYGVGDGWCFCCGGFAGHIKLMFVNGATLVPVPPVTPVAMGKSTRGVELRSVDDLDERQIAAWMKQITAASGVGKKKK